Below is a window of Cloacibacillus sp. DNA.
GCAGGAAGGATGGGTTGTCTGGGAAGAGCGCCGAAAAGCCGTTGTTTCTGAGATAAAAGAGTCCGATGTGATAGAGCTTTTTAAATTGCGGGATATGATAGAACCATTTGCGATAAAGACTATTATAGAAACAGGAGAACCGCAGGTCCTAGCAGGTTCGCTTGTTCCGATAACAAACGAGATGGAAAAACTCAAAGATTCTCCCAATGAATTTATGAAAAAAGATATGGAATTTCACAGTGCGATAGTGAACCAGCTGGGTATATCAAAGCTGATGCCGCTCTGGTCAAAGATATACGACGATATGATGCGCCTTGATGTCCAGTCTATTTACCCTAAAAGAGGCGCCAATCTCATCATTGCCGAACACCGCCAGCTCATCAATGCCTTTTGGAACGGTGATCTCGAAGGGGCCCTAAAATGCATAAACGAGCATTGCTCTCAGATACTCAAGGTTTATCAGTCAAAACGCGTCGTAAAAAAAGAAATTTAACGTGAAAAACTTGAAAACAAAATTAAGTTGAAAGTATCCATGTTGGTCCGCGGTTCCAGGAGCGCCGGTCATGTCTTTTAGCCAACTGCTGAGAGGGTTTATTCTCATATCTCCGTTAGCGATACTTTTGACTGCCGGGAATATACTTTCCGTTAAAGGATTTATAACAAAGGCCGACATTGCGGCTATATCCAAGTTCCTATTCTGGATAATTTCTCCTGCGCTGCTGTTTCGCAATGCTTTTCATATAGAGGGCGGTCTTGCGGGG
It encodes the following:
- a CDS encoding GntR family transcriptional regulator, coding for MNTVKHDEEQKREQSLSSMVYETIKEKIIKGELLPGCVLMERTLAEDFKISRTPVREALKRLLQEGWVVWEERRKAVVSEIKESDVIELFKLRDMIEPFAIKTIIETGEPQVLAGSLVPITNEMEKLKDSPNEFMKKDMEFHSAIVNQLGISKLMPLWSKIYDDMMRLDVQSIYPKRGANLIIAEHRQLINAFWNGDLEGALKCINEHCSQILKVYQSKRVVKKEI